The Glandiceps talaboti chromosome 9, keGlaTala1.1, whole genome shotgun sequence genome window below encodes:
- the LOC144440256 gene encoding uncharacterized protein LOC144440256 — protein MGAVLRKIRKIAKVRKLRRIKSKDKKKSKYEVHEYEVGDSVSIFWDDKWFDGHVIQVGPNIAYKIHYDGWESGYDESVDVTLCKWRNGTEIKDAAVVKEGDKLKVLWGGTWYDATVLDIDTAVCKVRYENYGPSWDTWCTRSEVKPRKARKKSKATIEKKSKNKVIPDFDHEYEVGDSVSIFWYDKWFHGHVIQVGPNIAYKIHYNGWESGYDESVDVTLCNWRNGSKIKDATVVKKGDKLTVLWGGTWYDATVLDIDTAVCKVRYENYGPSWDTWCTRSEVKPRKTKESKATVDKKIVYDINHEYKVNDKVNVFWYDHWYKGHVIQVGPNIAYKIHYDGWEIGYDESVDVTLCKWRNGSKIKDATVVKEGDKLTVLWGGTWYDATVLDIDTAVCKVRYKNYGPSWDTWCTRSEVKPA, from the exons ATGGGAGCAGTTCTAAGGAAAATCAGGAAAATCGCGAAAGTCAGAAAACTTAGGAGAATCAAATCAAAAGACAAGAAAAAG TCCAAGTATGAAGTCCATGAATACGAAGTTGGTGACAGTGTCAGTATATTCTGGGATGATAAGTGGTTTGATGGACATGTGATTCAAGTTGGTCCGAACATTGCTTATAAG ATACACTATGACGGTTGGGAAAGTGGGTATGATGAAAGTGTTGACGTCACACTGTGTAAGTGGAGAAATGGAACGGAAATCAAGGACGCTGCAGTG GTAAAGGAAGGTGACAAGTTGAAAGTTTTATGGGGTGGAACTTGGTATGATGCAACTGTTCTAGACATCGACACAGCTGTGTGTAAAGTACGATATGAAAATTATGGGCCTAGTTGGGATACTTGGTGTACCCGGAGTGAAGTTAAACCGAGGAAAGCCAGGAAGAAGAGTAAAGCTACCATTGAGAAAAAG TCAAAGAATAAAGTCATACCTGACTTTGACCATGAATACGAAGTCGGTGACAGCGTCAGTATATTCTGGTATGATAAGTGGTTTCATGGACATGTGATTCAAGTTGGTCCGAACATAGCTTATAAG ATACACTATAACGGTTGGGAAAGTGGGTATGATGAAAGTGTTGACGTCACACTGTGTAACTGGAGAAATGGAAGTAAAATCAAGGATGCTACAGTG GTAAAGAAAGGTGACAAGTTGACAGTTTTATGGGGTGGAACTTGGTATGATGCAACTGTTCTAGACATCGACACAGCTGTGTGTAAAGTAAGATATGAAAATTATGGACCTAGTTGGGATACTTGGTGTACCCGGAGTGAAGTTAAACCGAGGAAAACCAAGGAGAGTAAAGCGACCGTTGATAAAAAG ATCGTGTATGATATCAACCACGAATACAAAGTCAATGACAAAGTGAACGTATTCTGGTATGATCATTGGTATAAGGGGCATGTCATTCAAGTTGGTCCAAACATTGCTTATAAG ATACACTATGACGGTTGGGAAATTGGGTATGATGAAAGTGTTGACGTCACACTGTGTAAGTGGAGAAATGGAAGTAAAATCAAGGATGCTACAGTG GTAAAGGAAGGTGACAAGTTGACAGTTTTATGGGGTGGAACTTGGTATGATGCAACTGTTCTAGATATCGACACCGCTGTGTGTAAAGTACGATATAAAAATTATGGACCAAGTTGGGATACTTGGTGTACCCGGAGTGAAGTTAAACCAGCATAA
- the LOC144440019 gene encoding uncharacterized protein LOC144440019, which produces MEAKGDGSMHIMISYNWDHQREVVKIKNELENLGYKIWIDLNNLKGNINRAMAEGVEGACAILMCVTDAYKASYNCEKEAGYADSLRKPIIPLKLQQGVKFDGWIGPVIGSKLYFDFSDSSKLQQTIKSLDAELASTGMKEKARNPDARPPFMSLDVDGISKWLKELSVDDSSISCFKSNCVTGKDLAVLTKEELMSEDFKIKPFVATKILRNRDEAMGILPPNITARCSTPSEMGESMAKDNKKSMTRKDKLAATTTATSTGPPVRYKRGDRVEVFWSSSWFPSEVIEVGPRRLLKIHYESYDDSHDEKVDYQECTWRNGSKIEDLGQIQIGSELKYNSYDVTVVDIFVASCKIRYDGYSSSWDTWVLPDEVKLVKSAQTAPSPSQDQTSSTKSTKSSHNIYKVGDKVKISWANTWYSGYILEEGPHISFKIHYEGWESSYDESVDVSMCKWRHGKLVEDAKKVKKGDKLTVLWGGTWYDAVVIEITSAVCKVRYDNYGPSWDTWCTPDEVKPA; this is translated from the exons ATGGAGGCGAAAGGTGACGGTTCGATGCATATTATGATATCTTATAATTGGGACCATCAACGAGAAGTggtgaaaattaaaaatgaactGGAAAATCTGGGATATAAGATTTGGATTGATTTGAATAACTTAAAAG GTAATATAAATAGAGCCATGGCTGAAGGTGTAGAGGGTGCTTGTGCCATTCTGATGTGTGTTACGGATGCCTACAAGGCATCCTACAATTGTGAAAAAGAAGCTGGTTATGCAGACTCACTACGGAAGCCTATAATACCCTTGAAATTGCAGCAAGGAGTGAAGTTTG ATGGCTGGATTGGACCAGTGATTGGAAGTAAGCTGTATTTTGACTTCTCTGATAGTTCAAAGTTACAACAGACGATTAAATCACTGGATGCTGAGTTAGCCTCAACCGGAATGAAGGAAAAGGCTAGAAATCCGGATGCACGACCAC CTTTCATGTCCCTTGACGTTGATGGCATTAGCAAGTGGTTAAAAGAACTTTCTGTTGACGACTCATCAATTTCCTGTTTCAAATCGAACTGTGTCACTGGCAAAGACCTGGCTGTCCTAACGAAGGAGGAGCTTATGAGCgaagatttcaaaataaaaccatTCGTTGCAACAAAGATTCTGCGCAATCGCGATGAGGCTATGGGAATACTACCACCTAACATAACAGCAAGATGCAGTACACCCTCAGAGATGGGAGAAAGTATGGCGAAAGACAACAAGAAATCCATGACGAGGAAAGACAAACTGGCTGCCACCACAACAGCTACATCTACAG GTCCACCAGTTCGTTATAAAAGAGGTGATAGAGTAGAAGTGTTTTGGTCTAGTTCATGGTTTCCATCTGAAGTCATAGAAGTAGGACCTCGTAGACTACTTAAG ATCCATTATGAATCTTATGACGATTCCCACGATGAAAAAGTGGATTATCAGGAGTGTACTTGGAGAAACGGATCAAAAATTGAAGATTTGGGACAG ATACAAATTGGAAGCGAATTAAAATACAATTCGTATGACGTCACAGTGGTTGATATATTTGTGGCAAGTTGTAAAATTCGTTACGATGGTTACAGTTCATCGTGGGATACTTGGGTTCTGCCAGATGAAGTGAAACTTGTTAAATCAGCACAGACAGCGCCCTCACCGTCCCAGGACCAAACCAGTAGTACCAAATCAACAAAATCTAGTcacaatatttacaaagttgGGGACAAAGTGAAAATATCTTGGGCCAATACTTGGTATAGTGGATATATTCTTGAAGAAGGTCCTCATATTTCTTTTAAG ATACACTATGAAGGCTGGGAGAGCTCATATGATGAAAGTGTTGACGTTTCAATGTGTAAATGGAGACATGGTAAATTAGTTGAGGATGCTAAGAAG GTGAAAAAAGGTGATAAGTTAACTGTTTTGTGGGGTGGAACTTGGTACGATGCAGTCGTTATAGAAATCACTTCAGCTGTGTGCAAAGTACGTTATGATAACTATGGACCTAGTTGGGATACGTGGTGTACACCAGATGAAGTCAAGCCAGCGTGA